The Rhodopirellula islandica genome segment ATGCTGGGCGGGTTGTCCAGCAGGAAGTCGCGAGGACCGCGGTGCGTGTAGTAAGGGTACGCGACCTGGGCAGACGGCGCACCTGCTGTGAATGGCTGGCCTTGCATTTGAGCCGCCGCTCCGTGACCCAGCACGCCTGGGTTCATATGCGAACTGTAGTCCAATCCGCCTTGTTGCCAACCGAGAGGACCGGCTTCACAGCCCGTCCGGCAACCGGTTTTGCAACCCATCAGCCGGCCGCGAGTTTTGCCCAGCAATCCGCCACTGCCATTGCGACCGCACGAGCCATTGCTGCAGGCACCGTTGCCACACGAGGAGTCACCACAACCGCAATCGCTTGAGGCGACGCCGCAGTTGCCAGTCGAACATCCGCCACGTGTATTGTGGTGGAGGCATCCGGTGCTGATCATCAGCATTCCGGCCATCGATCCGAGTAAGAGCCAACGATTCATTCCGAACCCTTCCATCCAATATGAATTGGGTGCCGAGCACAAAGGTCTCGACACGTGATACGAGTCTTTCTTTCACCTTTCGTTTCGGCCGTTGACACCGATTCGATGCACACAATCGCACCAACCGCGCCAGAAGTCGGAAGGGGTGGGCGGCAAGGTTTACCTAAACTAACAATTGGGGCTTCCTTTGCAGTTTCAGACCAAGCCGTTCCTGACAAGGTTCGCGGGCCCCGATGCCAAGCCCACCGCAAACGCCCCGGTTTAAGCGATTTCCAACTTGAATCAGCGTGCAAAAACCGCGGGTCCGCGTTAGGCTGAGAGGTCCGGAGCATGGTCGCGGCTTTCATTTTGGCGACGACCGACGCATCCTCCGGACGCGAACCAACTCCAGCAGGCGAGGAAAATGAAGACCGAGGCGCCCGACGCACCGCCAACCGAATTCTCCGGCAATGAATTGGTTTCGAACCACTTCGCGTCGATCCAAGCGTTCGGAACGGATCTCGCGGAAGAACGCCCTGGCCGGGTGCTGAACTGGTTCCGGCAAGTGGTCACGCTACTCGGCATCGCCGCGTTTCATGGTTCGCTCAGTTTCATTGCCTGCCTGTGCGTTCTGCTGACCGTCCGGTTTGTGTTCTTCACCCAGCAAGTCGACGTGGTCGGAATCCTTTGGTTCGTTGCGGCCATCGCAGTCGGCGGTCTCATCGGCCTCCTGCAGCTAACGATTGTCTCGCGCTACGAAGAGTACCCGTTCCACCTGCTGTTGGCCCGCCGACTTCGCCGTGTCATCCAAGGACGCCAAAACCCGGTGGTCTCTCCCAGCGACGAGGGAGCCCGATTCTGCGAAATCGTCCCTCAAGAAAGATGGAAGCTTCTGCGCCTGGAAACCGCATCTGACCTCGCTTGGGTACGCATCGACCACAACGGCGTGTGGATGGAAGGCGATCGCAATCGATATCACTTTCCCCCCAGTTCGATCTTGGGGGCGATCCCTCAGTCGTTCACTCCGGCCGGAGGTTGGGCCCAACTGCACGCCGCGATGATCTACGTTCGCACCGAAAACGGTCCGGAAGAAATCCCCGTGGTCTACCGCGACTTTCGTTTTGCGGAAATGAACTCGGCTGAGCGCTGCCGTCAACGAGATGCAATGGTCGAAGCGATCTGCGAAATCGCTCGAGGCAGCGAGTACGAACCGATCTGCGTGCCAATGGACACCAACCCATCGCAAGCGTCCGACACACCAGCCAGCAACAATCCCTACGCTCCACCGCCGATGACGTCGCATACCGGAGCGTGAAAGCAGTCATCGACGCTGGAAGAATCGAGACGTCGTCGAGACTCACCGACATCGCCCCGGAGGGGCCGACGTTCTTAGCTCGGGGCGGAAGCCCCGAGAACGAGTGTGAAAATCAAACGGTCGCCCCGGATGGGGCCGGCGTGGAAGATGCCGAGTTGTTGTGCCGCGTGACGCCAGCGGTTGGAATTGGACAGGGTCGCGATGAGGCTTGGCATTTGAGGGCTGCCCGACGGAACAGTTGGGGACAACTGTTCTACTCTGGTGCAATGCATTTCTACGCGTACGAGACTCACCGACATCGCCCCGGACGGGGCCGGCGTTCTTAGCTCGGGGTGGAAGCCCCGAGAACGAGTGTGAAAAACAAACGGTCGCCCCGGACGGGGCCGGCGTGGAAGATGCCGCGTTGTTGTGCCGCGTGACGCCAGCGGATGGAATTGGACTGGGTCGCGATGAGGCTTGGCATTTGAGGGCCGCCCGACGGAACAGTTGGGGACAACTGTTCTACTCTGGTGCACTGCATTTCAACGCGTTCGAGACTCACCGACATCGCCCCGGAGGGGCCGCCGTTCTTAGCTCGGGGCGGAAGCCCCGAGAACGAGTGTGAAAAACAAACGGTCGCCCCGGATGGGGCCGGCGTGGAAGATGCCGCGTTGTTGTGCCGCGTGACGCCAGCGGATGGAATTGGACTGGGTCGCGATGAGGCTTGGCATTTGAGGGCTGCCCGACGGAACAGTTGGGGACAACTGTTCTACTCTGGTGCAATGCATTTCTACGCGTTCGAAGTTCACCGACATCGCTCCGGAGGGGCCGGCGTTCTTAGCTCGGGGTGGAAGCCCCGAGAACGAGTGTGAAAAACAAACGGTCGCCCCGGATGGGGCCGGCGTGGAAGATGCCGAGTTGTTGCGCCGCGTGACGTCAGCGGATGGAATTGGACTGGGTCGCGATGAGGCTTGGCATTTGAGGGCCGCCCGACAGAACAGTTGAGGACAACTGTTCTACTCTGGTGCACTGAATTTCTACGCGTTCGAAGTTTACCGACATCGCCCCGGAGGGGCCGACGTTCTTAGCTCGGGGTGGAAGCCCCGAGAACGATCGTGAAAATCAAACGGTCGCCCCGGATGGGGCCGGCGTGGAAGATGCCGAGTTGTTGTGCCGCGTGACGCCAGCGGATGGAAATGAACCGGGTCGCGATGAGGCTTGGCATTTGAGGGCTGCCCGACGGAACAGTTGGGGACAACTGTTCTACTCTGGTGCAATGCATTTCTACGCGTACGAGACTCACCGACATCGCCCCGGACGGGGCCGCCGTTCTTAGCTCGGGGTGGAAGCCCCGAGAACGAGTGTGAAAATCAAACGGTCGCCCCGGATGGGGCCGGCGTGGAAGATGCCGCGTTGTTGACCCTGATCGTCGTGCCAGTGTTGTATTCCTTCGGAAGGCGATGGCGGCCTTCCTGACGCCATCAGTGATCGTCCGTTTCGATTCGGTCGTCATCCGGAGTGGCGAATAATCCCCAGCAATACGCGGGGACGAGTCGGCCGGCAAACTTGTCATGCACAGACAACACCACGAACCAAATCAGCATCATCGTGCCAATCGGCGGTGTGAAATCAATGTACTTGTTTGCCCGCAGCCAAATCGGAATGACAATGCTAACGATCAAGACAACCGTCCATCTCCATGACTCTCTGCCCCAATGGCGAATGGCGAGGTAGTTCCCGCAATGCTGGCAATGCCCTAGCGGGAACGCGAACCGCCAAAATCCAACCGGCCCCTCGCAAACCGGGCAATTGTGCGTCAGGTTCGCTGGCGCGGATTCAGGTGATTGATACGGATTGATCATGGCAGCTTGAGATGGCAAAGCACGAATCGTGGTTTGCAATCATAGCAGGCTGCACTGCAAGGCGGCGTTTCCGCTGACCGCCCTCACTCTTCGCTCTTGGGGGCAGGCAAACGGAGCGAATCCGAGGTCATGTAGGTGGCCCAGAACAGCGGTTGGTTCCCGTTGATGTTCTTGGATTCCTCATCCGCCTTTCCGAGCAGCGGTTCTCCAGCGACGGAAAGCTCCGCTTGCCGCAGCAGCGAAACGCCTCGACGCGTGGCGGATGCCAGTGATGTGTGAGGCGCTTCGTTGATCAGTTCACCGATCACGGTGGCCGCGGACTGGCCACCGGTGACCCAGCGACTGAGCGTGATCTCCTTGACTCCGCTGCAGCGAAGGGCAGCGAGCGGAAAGAAAACCTCGGAACCATCCCCAAGCTTCGCAGCCCCGGCGGCGGTTCGATAGCCAGGCAACGCCACTGTCCGCGGGCCACTGGCGGGCAATCGAACCCATCCGGACAATCGATCCCATGGGCCGCTGGCGTCCGAACGTGGCGTCGAGGTGCTGACGGGGATGGTTGTGGTTGCCATGGGTGCCACCACGTTGGGAGTCAGCGGCGAAGCGACCACCAAGTGCGCCACGCCCAAACCGACTCGATCGGTTGGTGGCGCGGATCCAAGCGTCCATTGCAGTGGATCCTCTGCCGCCGCCAGCATCTCGTCGATCATTTGATCGTTGAGCTCCTTTTGCCGAGGTGCGAAGAACGTTCCCGCCATCACCGCAACTCGGTTGCCATCACTCGCGGCTCCGACATCCCGAAGGGCCAAGCCTGGCGTCGGGGCGTAGCTGATCTTCATCACGTCCGCCCAAAGTTGAGCTGGTGCCGCGGGATCGTCTTCCGCCGCATCCTCCAAGCCTTCCGCGGCATTGTCTTCGGCTGTGACATCCGGCCCATCGCTGGCTGGCAACAGTTCAAACGGCAGGTACCACAACGGCCCATCAGGAACGATCACCAACTTTTCCAGCCCCGATTCATTCCAAGCCGACTTCGAGGGAAACAACATTTCTTTCAGCGCAGCGGCTGTGTCACGCCATGATTCGTCATCAGGGAGCCGCTTGCCTCGACTTCGGTTGGCACCGATCTCGGCCAACAACTTCGAAATCATCATGGGGATACGCCGCCCGGCAGGCGAGATCCAGCCTGTCGTGGTGCCGTCTCTTGTAAGGGTCGCGACCAAACGAGGACCATCCACTACAAAGGTCAACAATCCCGTTCCCGGAGGCAGAGCACCAGCGTCTTCCGTTGCGATTGGCGGAGGGCAAACGGCGGGGATCCTCAAACGCTGGAGTGCAATCTGAGTGACCACCGACTCCTGAAGATTTGCCAACGCTGCGTCGCGTGGTGCGGTGTCTTCCAGGCCTTCGCGAAGAGAGACTTGGACTTTCTGCCGTAGGTCGGCAAGCATCGGTGGAGGCTGCACGACCAATTCCTTGGCCGCCGGCCAAAACGAGTCCGCAGGGTCCGTGACCAGAGATCGAACGTCCATCAAACGGCCTCGAAGTGGCAGCGCCGAGGCCAAGCGAGCCGCATGAATTCGGTCAGTGGACTTGAGCACATCGATGTCGTTGTTTTCGGCCACCGCCAGTTCCAAGCGGCCACGGTGCAAGGGCGTCGAATCAAGTCCGATCAAAGCAATCGCATCCACCGGATCGCGCCGCCATGTCGGCATTGAGACAGGCGACGTGAAGTAAGCCAGCAAACTCTTGGTGGATTGGTTGCCGATCGATCGGCCCATCAACGCTTGCACCAAACTCAATTGATAGTGCGAGGGCATGGAGATCACCGGCCGATTGCGGTCGCGTCGATTGTTGATGAACTCGTTCAGCGATCCCATCGCGTTGGAGAGCTTTCCGTCGGGGCCACCGAGTGATTCACCGCGAGACGCAGCAATGCGTGCCGCGACATAGGCTCCGTACGCTTCCAAGCGAGGGAAGTCCACATCTCGACGGGAAGCGATTTCGATGGCCAGCGTCATCGCTTCCGTGGCGGCGTCGACTCGGCCCGCACTGATCGCGGCGTCCGCCGCAACCAGGTAGCAATGCAGCGACGCCAATCGCGATTCACGGATCAGCGTGCGTCCGGCCAACAAAGAGGTCTGCTCCACCGTCCCGTATTGCTGGGGGCCTGCCGCACCAACAGCCAACTGCAGGGCTTCCCCGATGAATTCGTACTGTTCCAAGGCCGCCGCGGAATTGACGGCTCGTTGGCTGGTCGCGACCAAACCAGCGGCCACGTTGGGTTCCAACTTTCCGTTTGCGTCCCCCGCGACACCGACCGTCATCCCGGCCAGAAACATCAGCGGTGTGAGCGGATGCACCGAGCCACCCAGGGTGGCGTACTTGCCCACGCGATCGACCACCGTTGAATCTTCGCCCACGGCAATTTGCCCCACGCCTCGCATCGCGCCGATCAACGAACGGCCACCGGGTGAATTCAACCCGGCGGGATACTTGGTCGATTCCATCAACTCGGATGCCAGCGGTTCTTGTGCGGACAGTTCCCCCATCACGACGCGTCGTCGATACATCATCAGTGCGATCGATCGCATGATCTCAATCGCATCGACTCGCCTGAGATTCTGGCTTTCAATTCGCCCGCCTTGTTGGAGACGTTGTTCAGTCATCACCTCGCCGCTTTGAAGCATCAATCCATCTGGGATCGGAGCGAGCCGAACCGCATTGGCTTCGGGCCACAAATTTGTCGCCCCGGCTTTGATCGCGTTGCCTTGATTCAGACTCGACCAATCAATCGCGCCCAACCATCCGCGATTGCGAACGGTGATCTGCATGCCGGCGTCCAAGTGCGTGCGACAAAGCGGCAAGTGGCCCAGATGCCAGTAACACTCCGCCAACATTGCATGCATAGGAATCGCATCGATCCACTTGCCGTTGACGTCCGTTCGCGAACTTCGGAGCGCGGACTCGAACGCGTTCACCGCGTTCTTCATATCGCCGTCACGATAGATTTTGAGCCCGGTGTAGTAGTTTTGGGGCGGGTACTGGCTGCCAGAACTCGCGGTACCACCGAAACCTTGCCCGACAGCGAGCCCCGTCGGAGCAACGACCGACGCCGCGATGACCACGAGGGAGAAGAACGCCCCAAATCGAGGTGGAGTGGATGTTGGTTGCACAGTCATGCCAGCGATGCGATGGGAATGGAACATGGTTTCCATTCTATCCGCGACCTTTGACCGAGACGAATGAATCGGTTGATGGTGGAGGGGAGAATCAGCGATCCCTTCCGTGTGCAGCAACCGAACTGGTTATGCTGATTGCATGAATTCCGACGATGACAACGCCGTTTTGCCGAACCCCTATGCAACGGGGCCTCCGACAGAGGGAGACGACGAAGACCGAGCATTGCTGTTGGAAATTCTGCCGGACGAAGACACTTTCCCGACGATCCCTCGCACGATCCTGCGTTGGACGCTGGTCTGCAGCATTGCAGCGATCCCCAGTTTCGTGATCGGGTTCACGGTCACTCAGGGGCAATTCTGGGGGATGGTGACCGGAATTGTGATCTTCATCGTCGGCTATGTCTGGGCCGACTTGGTCACACGTTCTCAATCTTGGCGTCATTCGCGACAAATCGCGGCCACCTTGCGCACCGTCTATGTGTTGCGATTGGTGGCCTCGGTGATCCTTCCTGCCGGCATGATCGTCGACATGTTTTCAGGCATGCTGGCGGTCATGATTGTCGCCGGTGTCCGCCAATTCGAAACCGAATCCGAATTCGGATTCCTTTCCGCGGTCTGCACGACGCTTGTCCAAGGAGTCCTGCTGAACGTGGTGCTCTTGATCGTCGCATTCTGCGTCTTCCCAATCGTGCGAATGGTCGGACGAGCACGCAAAAAGCGAAAGCAAAAGAAGATGTCAAACGACGATCAGACGCCGCTGGAATCGCCCTCGGACTCACTCTCGGAATCCGTTGCGAATCCTTTGCTGTCTTCGTCCGACTCGGACCCGCCCGAGCCTTCGTTGCGGTAGTAGGTCCGCAAGTTCTTCGGCAGTGGATCGAACGCCAATTGGTCAGGCAAGATGCCTTTCGTTTTCGCCATTCTCAACAACGACACCGCGTCGCCATAGCCACCGCCCACTTCGGTCAGGCCTTCGAGGACTGCAGCGAGCGAGTTGTTGACTTCGGCAAAGGCATCGTCCTTGCCAGCTTGGAAGCGGCTGATGCGAAGTTGCCCCGTTTCAGGCACAGACCGAATCATGATGCCCGATGGGCCTAAGAAGAACGATTCAATTTGCAGTGGTTGAACATCGCCGAACAACACGATTTCTGGTTTGCGACGCAGCGAAACCACCACGGAAGGCTTCACTGAAGACGGGACTTGGTACAGCCGGTAGGTGCCACGCAAGTTTTGTCCCGCCAGCTTCTGTTTTCCATCTTCGCGATTCCTGAGCTTGCAGAATGCTCCGTAGCGGGTTTCCAAGCTGGGTGAGTCCATCAATCGCTGCAGACCTTCGACCACGTTGTGATGTTCCATGTCTTCCAGTGCCTTCAAAGCAGGAGCACGGAAGGCGGGCTCCGCTCGAATGGCGGCGATCAAAGGATCGATGGCTTCGTCCCGATCCAAGTAGGCCAGAGCTTCGGCGGCATAGAACCGCAACTCGGGATTGGATGACTGGACCGCTTCCAACAAAGTTGGAATCGCGGGTTCCCCCAATCCTTCCAACTGCAACGCAGCGTCCGCGGCTTTGGAAGGCTGCTTCATCCGCTCGCCCAGTTTGGTCAGGCGAACCTGCGTGTTGGAAGACTCCGGCGCCACACCAATGGCACGAACCACGGCCATCAAACGGGCCACGTTGTTTCGATAGCGCGGGTGAACATCCAATTGAATGAAGTCGTCTTCGATCGGTTCCGCAATCCCACGCCGAGTTGAGCCGTCGAAAAAGTAAAATCGTTTGTTGATGGCCTGGGCAATTGCCGCGGACATTTTGACGTGTTGAAAATCGGGACGAAGCACCAACCCGATCTTGCGATCGTTCTGCACGACTCCGCCGGACAAGATCGAACCTTGCACTTGCAGGGCTTCGTCTTTTTCGCCTTCATGATCGGCACGTGTCAGAATGGGCCCGGTCGCGACCGCCAACACTTCACTGCTTCGAACCGAACTGTCGAGCACCTTTTGGTGCCGCATGCGGGTGTCAAGCAACCAACCGCCGTGCAAGTCCGTCGCTTCGGTTTTGGGTGGGGTCAAAACCTGCAAATCCAACACATCGCCTCGGCGCGCACCAGGAGGAATGCTGCCACGAACTTGGACCAACGCAGTGTCGTTGCGTTCCAAGAACTCGTTTGGATTCGGAATCTCTTTGCGTTTCATTTCCTCGAGCAGCATGTCGCGGAAACCCGAAGGCAGTGCGGGACCGCCTGTATCGGGCAACGCATTGACGATTGCAACTCCCGTGACCGGGACGCTCTGCATGCCGTGAGGGATGGCCGCTTCTCGGACCAAATCCGGCGGTTCAGGGACCCTCAGCAATTTGGCCAACTGAGGGTTGTCGGGCTCATCCTGCTTGCCAAGTTTCCAAAACGAAGTGCACCCGCCAGCGGCGGTCAAAGACAACGTGATCCACACCAACCCGAATCGGCAGCGATGGAGAGCGGTAGTTGCGTTCATGAGCGTACGAATGCGTTCGTCGTAAGTTGATTGGCCACGATTACTCCAGGAAGTAGTCAATCGGAGGAACGTGACACAAGAGCAGACGCCCAGCCAACACAATCTGTCCCATCTGTTTGGACCGATTGGCGGGTTGCTCCGCCTTCGCCCCTGGACGCAGTGTTAAACTGCGATGGTCGAGACGGTCATTGAACCGAGACGCCAACGGACGCCAAACCAGTCGGCAACTGCCTCCTCGGAACCGATTGTCTTCCACCCCGCATTCATCCTTCCCGTGATTTGCACAGATGATTCGTTGCTACTTTCCCGCCGGAGACCGTTTGCCAGTCAAAATATTCGGGGCACTCGGTGCCTGCCTTCTCGCGTTCGCCTGCCAGACTTCCAGTCCAGACGCCATGGCCACCGAATTCGCGAATGGGCCGTCCGCGGCAACCAAGTCCGCTGCCACCGAAGTGGAACAGTCGTCGAACAACCGGGCCGCTGAACTGGGCTGGGAAGTGCTGACAAAAAAAGCATTGCTGCCCAGCGATTTCTCTCAGACTGTGATTGACGACATCTGGCGAAGCTGGCCAGAAGAGGCTCGCGTGAAGGCCGAGAACGCGTCGCCCGAAGACCGCCTGCGATTGATTTACCATCGCTATGGATTGTCCGAGCGACCTGAACTGCTGGTGGGCAAAGACGGTACCGCGGCCTTCGTTTCCCCGCAGCAAGAGGACTCGGTGGGACCGCCGATGCAGTACGTGGTGAGCGAAAAGGGCGACTGGACGATGAATTGTCTGTCCTGCCATGGCGGCTCGGTGTACGGGGTCCCGACGCCCGGCGCACCGAACAATCGCTACGCGTTGCAGACGCTCACCGAAGAAGTCCGCAGCACCAAGTTTCGTCTCGGCAAACCGCTGGGGCGAATGGAGTTGGGATCCTTGGTCATTCCACTTGGAACCACCAATGGCACCACCAACGCCGTGGTCTTTGGCATGGGATTGATGAACTACCGTGATTCGGAATTGAACGTCGTCCAGCGCGCACCGCAGACGTTCGTTCATCACGACATGGACGCTCCTCCCTGGTGGCATTTTTACAAACGGCCGTACCTGTACATCGATGGCTTCGCTCAGAAGGGACATCGAGGTTTGATGCAATTCACGCTGGTCCCTGAAAACGGACCGGAGTTTTATCGCGAACACGAAGACGATTTCCGAAACGTTTTCGCGTTTCTGTCGTCACTCCGAGCGCCCCAGTACGACGGCCCAATCGACCAGCCCCTCGCCGAGAGAGGGCGTCATCTGTTCGAGCAAACCTGTGCGAGATGCCACGGAACGTACGGCCCGGACGGCGGCACTTACCCCAACGAGATGGTTCCGATCGATGAACTTGGCACCGATCCTGTTCGGTTCCAGGCTTTGACCAGCGAAGGGCGTCAGCGGTACGCCGATTCATGGTTCGCACAACTGAAACAGGGTGAGTCGCAGGAGACACGGGTCAATCCCGAAGGATACGTCGCCCCACCACTGGACGGTGTTTGGGCCAGCCCACCGTACTTCCACAACGGCAGCGTGCCGACCCTCTGGCACGT includes the following:
- a CDS encoding c-type cytochrome; translation: MATEFANGPSAATKSAATEVEQSSNNRAAELGWEVLTKKALLPSDFSQTVIDDIWRSWPEEARVKAENASPEDRLRLIYHRYGLSERPELLVGKDGTAAFVSPQQEDSVGPPMQYVVSEKGDWTMNCLSCHGGSVYGVPTPGAPNNRYALQTLTEEVRSTKFRLGKPLGRMELGSLVIPLGTTNGTTNAVVFGMGLMNYRDSELNVVQRAPQTFVHHDMDAPPWWHFYKRPYLYIDGFAQKGHRGLMQFTLVPENGPEFYREHEDDFRNVFAFLSSLRAPQYDGPIDQPLAERGRHLFEQTCARCHGTYGPDGGTYPNEMVPIDELGTDPVRFQALTSEGRQRYADSWFAQLKQGESQETRVNPEGYVAPPLDGVWASPPYFHNGSVPTLWHVLHPQERPVLWKRAAEAIDPERMGFQIELADKVPLSQPDVLIRRSYFDTRRFGKSAAGHDYPDELNEQEKRAVLEYLKTL
- a CDS encoding membrane protein, encoding MKTEAPDAPPTEFSGNELVSNHFASIQAFGTDLAEERPGRVLNWFRQVVTLLGIAAFHGSLSFIACLCVLLTVRFVFFTQQVDVVGILWFVAAIAVGGLIGLLQLTIVSRYEEYPFHLLLARRLRRVIQGRQNPVVSPSDEGARFCEIVPQERWKLLRLETASDLAWVRIDHNGVWMEGDRNRYHFPPSSILGAIPQSFTPAGGWAQLHAAMIYVRTENGPEEIPVVYRDFRFAEMNSAERCRQRDAMVEAICEIARGSEYEPICVPMDTNPSQASDTPASNNPYAPPPMTSHTGA
- a CDS encoding CHAT domain-containing protein, whose amino-acid sequence is MFHSHRIAGMTVQPTSTPPRFGAFFSLVVIAASVVAPTGLAVGQGFGGTASSGSQYPPQNYYTGLKIYRDGDMKNAVNAFESALRSSRTDVNGKWIDAIPMHAMLAECYWHLGHLPLCRTHLDAGMQITVRNRGWLGAIDWSSLNQGNAIKAGATNLWPEANAVRLAPIPDGLMLQSGEVMTEQRLQQGGRIESQNLRRVDAIEIMRSIALMMYRRRVVMGELSAQEPLASELMESTKYPAGLNSPGGRSLIGAMRGVGQIAVGEDSTVVDRVGKYATLGGSVHPLTPLMFLAGMTVGVAGDANGKLEPNVAAGLVATSQRAVNSAAALEQYEFIGEALQLAVGAAGPQQYGTVEQTSLLAGRTLIRESRLASLHCYLVAADAAISAGRVDAATEAMTLAIEIASRRDVDFPRLEAYGAYVAARIAASRGESLGGPDGKLSNAMGSLNEFINNRRDRNRPVISMPSHYQLSLVQALMGRSIGNQSTKSLLAYFTSPVSMPTWRRDPVDAIALIGLDSTPLHRGRLELAVAENNDIDVLKSTDRIHAARLASALPLRGRLMDVRSLVTDPADSFWPAAKELVVQPPPMLADLRQKVQVSLREGLEDTAPRDAALANLQESVVTQIALQRLRIPAVCPPPIATEDAGALPPGTGLLTFVVDGPRLVATLTRDGTTTGWISPAGRRIPMMISKLLAEIGANRSRGKRLPDDESWRDTAAALKEMLFPSKSAWNESGLEKLVIVPDGPLWYLPFELLPASDGPDVTAEDNAAEGLEDAAEDDPAAPAQLWADVMKISYAPTPGLALRDVGAASDGNRVAVMAGTFFAPRQKELNDQMIDEMLAAAEDPLQWTLGSAPPTDRVGLGVAHLVVASPLTPNVVAPMATTTIPVSTSTPRSDASGPWDRLSGWVRLPASGPRTVALPGYRTAAGAAKLGDGSEVFFPLAALRCSGVKEITLSRWVTGGQSAATVIGELINEAPHTSLASATRRGVSLLRQAELSVAGEPLLGKADEESKNINGNQPLFWATYMTSDSLRLPAPKSEE
- a CDS encoding flagellar basal body P-ring protein FlgI, with amino-acid sequence MNATTALHRCRFGLVWITLSLTAAGGCTSFWKLGKQDEPDNPQLAKLLRVPEPPDLVREAAIPHGMQSVPVTGVAIVNALPDTGGPALPSGFRDMLLEEMKRKEIPNPNEFLERNDTALVQVRGSIPPGARRGDVLDLQVLTPPKTEATDLHGGWLLDTRMRHQKVLDSSVRSSEVLAVATGPILTRADHEGEKDEALQVQGSILSGGVVQNDRKIGLVLRPDFQHVKMSAAIAQAINKRFYFFDGSTRRGIAEPIEDDFIQLDVHPRYRNNVARLMAVVRAIGVAPESSNTQVRLTKLGERMKQPSKAADAALQLEGLGEPAIPTLLEAVQSSNPELRFYAAEALAYLDRDEAIDPLIAAIRAEPAFRAPALKALEDMEHHNVVEGLQRLMDSPSLETRYGAFCKLRNREDGKQKLAGQNLRGTYRLYQVPSSVKPSVVVSLRRKPEIVLFGDVQPLQIESFFLGPSGIMIRSVPETGQLRISRFQAGKDDAFAEVNNSLAAVLEGLTEVGGGYGDAVSLLRMAKTKGILPDQLAFDPLPKNLRTYYRNEGSGGSESDEDSKGFATDSESESEGDSSGV